A single region of the Lates calcarifer isolate ASB-BC8 linkage group LG16_LG22, TLL_Latcal_v3, whole genome shotgun sequence genome encodes:
- the dis3 gene encoding exosome complex exonuclease RRP44 yields the protein MLKSKTFVKKTRSGGVMKIVREHYLRDDIWCGSEACTECKQESTVLQKDACIESNLCSYPHYLIPDTNVVLHQIDVLEDPMIRNVIILQTVLQEVRHRSAPVYKRLKDIIHEKEKHFYTFTNEHRRETFIEREPGESANDRNDRAIRVAAKWYSQHLKMFESDTDGLKVVLLTNDQGNKQKAEESDLLVYKCEEYIKSLIANPELVDRLALSSDDKNEITSSKVLFPEHLPLSRIQAGIKSGSFLQGTFRASRDNYLEATVFVQGEGEDSTEVLIQGLQNLNRAVHQDVVAVQLLPRNQWVAPSSVVLQDEGTAKDDDVEEEEEEKALRISAAEAARKPTGKVVGIIKRNWRPFCGMLNVSQIKESTRHLFTPADRRIPRIRIETRQASTLAGQRIMVAIDGWPKHSRYPNGHFVRSLGGAGEKNTEEEVLLLEHDVPHQAFSQAVLSFLPKMPWAITPEDMVRREDLRHLTVCSVDPPGCTDIDDALHCRELENGNLEVGVHIADVSHFIRPGNALDKEAANRGTTVYLCGKRIDMVPELLSSNLCSLRSNVERLAFSCIWEMNHEAEILKTRFTKSVINSKASLTYAEAQMRIDDTTKNDDTTKSLRGLNKLAKILKRRRIEKGALTLSSLEVRFHMDSETHDPIDLQTKELMETNSMVEEFMLLANISVAQKIYDEFSECALLRKHPAPPPSNYDILLKAAKSKDVVIHTDSAKALADSLDVAKVDGFPYFNTLLRILATRCMMQAVYFCSGMDSDFHHYGLASPIYTHFTSPIRRYADIIVHRLLAVAIGADSTYPDLMDKHKQSALCNNLNYRHKMAQYAQRASVAFHTQLFFKSRGILNEEGFVLFVRKNAIIVLIPKFGLEGTVFFDGKDKTAPNLVYDEEGPTLTIEQHTFHIFDKVKVTISLDDSNIQHQKIRMALIDPVISGVSVPAPDVGPQAKKPKLDQ from the exons ATGTTGAAATCTAAAACCTTCGTTAAGAAGACCCGGTCGGGTGGGGTGATGAAGATAGTGCGTGAGCATTATTTGAGAGATGATATTTGGTGCGGGAGCGAGGCTTGCACCGAATGCAAACAGGAGTCCACGGTGCTGCAGAAAGACGCGTGTATTGAGAGTAATCTCTGCTCCTACCCTCATTATCTGATCCCTGACACGAATGTGGTGCTACAtcag ATTGACGTGTTGGAGGATCCAATGATACGTAATGTGATTATCCTTCAGACTGTGCTGCAGGAGGTACGCCACCGCAGTGCACCAGTCTATAAACGCCTGAAGGACATCATACACGAGAAAGAGAAACACTTCTACACCTTTACCAATGAACACCGCAG AGAAACATTTATTGAACGTGAACCAGGGGAGAGCGCCAATGACCGCAACGACCGTGCAATCCGTGTGGCAGCCAAGTGGTACAGCCAGCACCTGAAGATGTTTGAGTCTGACACAGATGGGCTCAAGGTGGTCCTCCTCACCAATGACCAGGGAAACAAGCAGAAGGCAGAGGAGAGTGACCTGCTGGTGTACAAAT GTGAAGAGTACATCAAGAGTCTAATAGCGAATCCTGAGCTTGTGGATCGTCTGGCATTGTCCAGTGATGacaag aatGAGATCACGAGCAGTAAGGTGTTATTCCCAGAACACCTCCCCCTGTCCAGGATCCAAGCAGGAATTAAGAGTGGCTCCTTCCTTCAGGGCACCTTTAGAGCCAGCAGGGACAACTATCTGGAAGCCACAGTCTTTGtccagggagagggagaagacagcacagag GTTCTCATCCAGGGTCTTCAGAACCTCAACAGAGCAGTGCACCAAGATGTGGTagctgtgcagctgctgccgCGGAATCAGTGGGTGGCACCCTCCTCAGTCGTGCTGCAGGATGAAGGCACAGCGAAGGACGATGATgttgaagaagaggaggaagagaaagca TTGAGGATATCGGCAGCTGAAGCAGCCAGGAAACCCACAGGAAAAGTTGTGGGAATCATCAAAAGGAACTGGAGGCCATTCTGTGGCATGCTCAATGTCTCCCAGATTAAAGAG tCAACCCGCCACCTTTTCACCCCAGCAGACCGCCGCATCCCTCGCATTCGTATCGAAACGCGTCAGGCATCCACACTGGCAGGACAGCGGATCATGGTGGCCATCGACGGCTGGCCCAAACACTCCAGATATCCAAAT GGTCACTTTGTGCGCAGTCTGGGCGGAGCAGGGGAGaagaacacagaggaggaggtgctgctgctggagcatGACGTCCCTCACCAGGCTTTCTCTCAGGCTGTGCTCAGCTTCCTTCCCAAGATGCCGTGGGCCATCACACCAGAG GACATGGTGAGGAGAGAGGACCTGAGGCATCTGACAGTATGCAGCGTGGATCCTCCAGGATGTACAGACATAGACGATGCCCTGCATTGCAGAGAGCTGGAAAATGGAAACCTTGAG GTGGGGGTCCACATCGCCGACGTCAGTCACTTCATCAGACCTGGCAACGCTCTGGACAAAGAGGCTGCCAACCGTGGCACCACTGTCTACTTGTGTGGCAAG AGGATTGACATGGTTCCTGAGCTGCTCAGCTCCAATCTTTGTTCTCTACGCTCTAACGTGGAGAG ACTGGCTTTCTCGTGTATCTGGGAGATGAACCATGAGGCTGAAATTCTAAAGACACGGTTCACAAAAAGTGTCATTAACTCCAAG GCATCTCTGACCTATGCTGAGGCCCAGATGAGAATCGATGATACCACCAAGAATGACGATACCACAAAGAGCCTGCGGGGTCTCAACAAACTAGCCAAAATCCTCAAGAGGCGGAGGATAGAGAAAGG GGCGTTAACGCTGTCATCCTTAGAGGTCCGTTTCCACATGGACAGTGAAACCCACGACCCCATTGACCTCCAGACCAAAGAACTCAT GGAGACAAACTCCATGGTGGAGGAGTTCATGTTGCTGGCCAACATTTCAGTTGCCCAGAAGATTTATGATGAATTTTCAGAGTGTGCTCTGCTGAGGAAACATCCAGCGCCTCCTCCATCCAACTACGACATCCTGCTCAAGGCTGCAAAGTCCAAG GATGTTGTGATCCACACGGATTCAGCCAAGGCTCTGGCTGACTCTCTTGACGTGGCCAAAGTGGACGGCTTCCCGTACTTTAACACGCTACTGCGCATCTTGGCCACTCGCTGCATGATGCAGGCTGTCTATTTTTGTTCTGGCATGGACAGCGATTTCCACCACTATGGTCTTGCCTCACCCATTTATACACACTTCACATCACCTATTAGGAG GTATGCAGATATTATAGTGCACCGTCTGCTGGCAGTGGCTATTGGAGCAGACAGCACCTACCCAGATTTAATGGACAAACATAAGCAGTCAGCCCTCTGCAACAACCTCAACTACAGACATAAAATGGCTCAGTACGCACAGAGGGCATCTGTGGCCTtccacacacag TTGTTCTTCAAGAGCCGAGGCATCCTTAACGAAGAGggatttgttctgtttgtgaGGAAGAACGCCATCATTGTACTCATCCCAAAGTTTGGCCTGGAGGGAACAGTCTTCTTTGACGGCAAGGACAAAACTGCCCCAAACCTTGTCTATGATGAAGAG GGGCCCACTCTGACTATAGAGCAGCACACCTTCCACATATTTGACAAGGTGAAAGTCACAATCAGCCTGGACGACTCCAATATTCAGCACCAGAAGATCCGCATGGCTCTGATTGATCCTGTG ATCTCTGGTGTGAGTGTTCCAGCCCCAGATGTTGGACCACAGGCCAAGAAACCAAAGCTGGACCAATGA
- the bora gene encoding protein aurora borealis yields the protein MGDHVELQITPETPGRPYIRNPFESPNDYHHLREPLVPSPSVFKSKSCKATPPKFNWSIDEMASLLPVHIDPEEIQRQSFYLSQTRMDSDIEEKRQNAIEQFFTKGAIVPSPWAAPNARKAPQMCKKSSVSPMIAEEPEKITVACQTTLSLPLAFDLEKVLGEYYRYEEPCDAVQESLSSSSLRRKLFLDGQGSYSGSDSSSPPSPERSHVRQEKLSLTRGQEAVCGVEGSEGEARSSVFSSPLSCGVSAPTPSTGQFSSSPIQHGRFRDCSLGSINSPLFPDRSSPAGLVSPTISPIVAHTTRTPTGSAERKQPSNLTPHGVPLVVDVTSCNESPFVEGCSPIRSCSPHQLHCHSEPQHNSRPKPRPRVRCWASPPLISPILNPRVQDHQEVEDQLPSSSSSSSLPSMELDPLSPLVRNNAHSTDTERVSLDVMEPVKMEEDKETGIEGRLEEEEEEEAGGLSGQLTSSRMGNVSGTESSQMFVSLLAEGSSIRYDSSMQVDSGYNTTSAGTVSLIDGLSSDSHSKESFSSNLAEEALQLTRHTKVKVFYPHH from the exons ATGGGGGACCATGTTGAGCTACAGATCACCCCAGAGACTCCGGGCAGGCCTTACATAAGAAACCCCTTTGAGAGTCCTAATGACTACCACCACCTCCGTGAACCCTTGGTGCCAAGTCCGTCTGTCTTCAAGTCCAAGTCTTGTAAAGCT ACTCCACCCAAGTTTAACTGGTCTATTGATGAAATGGCCAGTCTTCTACCTGTGCACATAGACCCAGAGGAAATCCAGCGACAGTCTTTTTACCTCAGCCAGACAAG GATGGATTCTGACATTGAGGAGAAGCGTCAGAATGCTATTGAGCAG TTTTTCACCAAAGGAGCCATCGTGCCATCCCCCTGGGCAGCACCAAACGCTCGTAAAGCCCCTCAGATGTGTAAGAAAA GTTCTGTGTCTCCAATGATTGCAGAAGAGCCAGAAAAAATCACAG TTGCTTGTCAGACAACCCTTTCGTTACCTTTGGCTTTTGATTTGGAGAAAGTACTAG GCGAATATTACCGCTACGAGGAACCATGCGATGCTGTGCAGGAGAGTCTTAGTTCCTCCTCTTTACGACGAAAACTCTTCCTCGATGGCCAGGGCAGTTACAGTGGCTCTGACAGTTCCAGCCCTCCGAGCCCGGAGAGAAGCCATGTCAGGCAGGAGAAGCTTTCTCTAACCCGGGGACAGGAAGCTGTATGTGGGGTTGAAGGTTCTGAGGGAGAAGCCAGATCATCTGTCTTTTCCTCCCCTTTGTCCTGTGGTGTGTCAGCGCCAACTCCCTCTACG GGTCAGTTCTCATCCAGTCCCATCCAGCATGGCCGCTTCCGTGACTGCAGCCTCGGCAGCATCAACAGTCCTCTTTTCCCTGATAGGTCGTCTCCTGCAGGACTGGTCTCCCCCACAATTTCTCCTATTGTTGCACATACAACACGCACGCCCACAGGCTCAG CTGAGAGGAAGCAGCCGAGCAATTTGACTCCACACGGTGTTCCCCTGGTTGTGGATGTTACTTCTTGCAACGAGAGTCCATTTGTTGAAGGTTGCTCTCCCATCCGCAGCTGCTCCCCACACCAGCTCCATTGCCACAGTGAGCCCCAGCACAATTCCAGACCCAAGCCCAGGCCCAGAGTCCGCTGCTGGGCCTCCCCTCCCCTCATCTCCCCCATCCTCAACCCTAGGGTCCAAGACcatcaggaggtggaggaccaactcccctcctcctcctcctcttcctctctcccctctatGGAGCTAGACCCATTGTCACCCCTGGTCCGGAACAATGCTCACTCCACTGACACTGAGAGAGTTAGCCTGGATGTTATGGAACCTGTGAAAatggaggaggacaaggagacTGGAATAGAAGGGagactggaggaagaggaagaggaggaagctggGGGGCTTTCGGGACAGCTGACCAGCTCTCGTATGGGCAATGTGTCGGGAACGGAAAGCTCTCAGATGTTTGTATCTCTTCTGGCAGAGGGAAGCAGCATACGCTACGATTCCAGCATGCAG GTGGACAGTGGGTACAACACTACCTCAGCAGGCACCGTCAGTCTTATTGATGGCCTCAGCTCAGATAGTCACAGCAAAGAGTCCTTCAGTTCAAACCTGGCAGAGGAAGCCCTCCAACTCACTAGACACACTAAAGTAAAG GTATTTTATCCTCACCACTGA
- the mzt1 gene encoding mitotic-spindle organizing protein 1: MASAASANLNAVRETMDVLLEISRLLNTGLDMESLSICVRLCEQGINPEALSAVIKELRKASESLKASENSVN; the protein is encoded by the exons ATGGCAAGTGCAGCGAGTGCTAACCTAAATGCAGTCCGGGAGACAATGGACG TGCTGCTGGAGATTTCCAGGTTGCTGAACACTGGTTTGGATATGGAGTCTCTGTCCATATGTGTGAGACTGTGCGAGCAAGGCATCAACCCAGAAGCCCTGTCGGCTGTCATCAAGGAACTGCGTAAAGCATCTGAGTCTCTCAAG gctTCTGAAAACTCTGTAAACTGA